The following coding sequences are from one Capsicum annuum cultivar UCD-10X-F1 chromosome 3, UCD10Xv1.1, whole genome shotgun sequence window:
- the LOC107865853 gene encoding deSI-like protein At4g17486: MKSPSQNIIIRNILQRFPLDIIMSMLCRKNSVNCGRGSVPVYLNVYDLTSINGYAYWFGLGVYHSGVQVHGVEYAFGAHEYPTTGIFEGEPKQCEGFTFRKAILIGWTEMSDGEVRRVMEELAEKYKGNAYNLISKNCNHFCNDACLKLTDNPIPSWINRLARIGVLCNCLVPASLNQTKVGHNRIEGKPGEGEKKKLRSRSRRLTQSSPSSSCSPPLVTTTSNRSRSKSPVPSSAPLISNSI, translated from the exons atgaaatctccatcccaaaatattatcataagGAACATACTCCAGCGCTTCCCACTGGATATCATAATGAGT ATGTTGTGCAGAAAGAATTCAGTTAATTGTGGCCGTGGATCGGTGCCCGTGTATCTAAACGTATACGATTTAACTTCTATTAATGGTTATGCTTATTGGTTTGGTCTTGGTGTTTACCATTCTGGTGTTCAAG ttcATGGAGTAGAGTACGCATTTGGAGCTCATGAGTATCCAACGACGGGCATTTTCGAAGGGGAACCGAAACAGTGCGAAGGATTTACGTTTAGGAAGGCGATTTTGATTGGATGGACAGAGATGAGTGATGGAGAAGTGAGAAGAGTAATGGAAGAGCTTGCTGAGAAGTATAAGGGAAATGCTTATAATCTTATAAGCAAGAATTGCAACCATTTCTGCAATGATGCTTGTCTCAAACTGACTGATAATCCGATTCCTAGTTGGATAAATCGACTCGCACGAATCG GTGTACTTTGCAATTGCTTAGTTCCAGCGAGCTTGAACCAGACCAAAGTTGGCCACAATCGTATCGAAGGCAAGCCAGGTGAGGGGGAAAAGAAGAAACTTAGAAGCCGCTCTAGAAGGCTGACTCAATCATCTCCATCTTCCTCGTGTTCTCCTCCGCTTGTCACAACTACAAGCAACAGAAGCCGAAGCAAAAGCCCGGTGCCTTCATCTGCACCATTGATATCCAATTCAATATAG
- the LOC107862004 gene encoding DCN1-like protein 4 isoform X1, with protein sequence MPRTSSKKGLTGSAASTNPAADLFRSASSKAASKEMERIDQLFYVYASASSGMIDPEGIEFLCSDLEVEHTDVRVLMLAWKMQSEKQGYFSLNEWRKGLKALRADTIQKLKKALPELEREVRRPSNFVDFYSYAFQYCLTEEKQKSIDIESICLLLDLVLGSQFRPQVDSLVQYLRTQTDYKVINMDQWMGFFRFVNEISFPDLSNYDSNLAWPLILDNFVESMRAKQG encoded by the exons ATGCCTCGGACTTCTTCCAAGAAAGGCTTAACTGGTTCTGCTGCCTCCACAAATCCTGCTGCCGATTTGTTTCGTTCTG CATCGAGTAAAGCAGCAAGTAAGGAGATGGAACGTATCGAtcaattattttatgtatatgcCAGTGCTTCGTCTGGTATGATTGA CCCTGAAGGAATTGAGTTTCTTTGTTCCGATTTGGAAGTCGAGCATACCGATGTCAGGGTATTGATGCTTGCATG GAAAATGCAGTCCGAAAAACAAGGATACTTTTCCCTG AACGAGTGGCGGAAGGGCCTCAAAGCATTAAGAGCCGACACGATTCAGAAATTGAAGAAAGCACTTCCAGAACTTGAGAGGGAG GTTAGAAGGCCATCAAATTTTGTGGATTTTTACTCCTACGCATTTCAGTACTGCTTGACAG AGGAGAAGCAGAAGAGCATAGACATTGAGAGCATTTGTCTGCTGCTGGATCTCGTTTTAGGGTCTCAATTTCGGCCCCAAGTTGACAGTCTTGTTCAGTATTTGAGG ACGCAGACTGATTACAAGGTTATAAACATGGATCAATGGATGGGATTTTTTAGGTTTGTTAACGAG ATAAGTTTTCCAGACTTGAGCAATTATGACTCGAACCTTGCGTGGCCACTGATCCTGGATAACTTTGTCGAGTCTATGAGAGCAAAGCAGGGCTAA
- the LOC107862004 gene encoding DCN1-like protein 4 isoform X3 translates to MREKNKEENYGYLWIYNISPEGIEFLCSDLEVEHTDVRVLMLAWKMQSEKQGYFSLNEWRKGLKALRADTIQKLKKALPELEREVRRPSNFVDFYSYAFQYCLTEEKQKSIDIESICLLLDLVLGSQFRPQVDSLVQYLRTQTDYKVINMDQWMGFFRFVNEISFPDLSNYDSNLAWPLILDNFVESMRAKQG, encoded by the exons ATGCgtgaaaaaaacaaagaagaaaattatgGATATTTGTGGATCTACAATATAAG CCCTGAAGGAATTGAGTTTCTTTGTTCCGATTTGGAAGTCGAGCATACCGATGTCAGGGTATTGATGCTTGCATG GAAAATGCAGTCCGAAAAACAAGGATACTTTTCCCTG AACGAGTGGCGGAAGGGCCTCAAAGCATTAAGAGCCGACACGATTCAGAAATTGAAGAAAGCACTTCCAGAACTTGAGAGGGAG GTTAGAAGGCCATCAAATTTTGTGGATTTTTACTCCTACGCATTTCAGTACTGCTTGACAG AGGAGAAGCAGAAGAGCATAGACATTGAGAGCATTTGTCTGCTGCTGGATCTCGTTTTAGGGTCTCAATTTCGGCCCCAAGTTGACAGTCTTGTTCAGTATTTGAGG ACGCAGACTGATTACAAGGTTATAAACATGGATCAATGGATGGGATTTTTTAGGTTTGTTAACGAG ATAAGTTTTCCAGACTTGAGCAATTATGACTCGAACCTTGCGTGGCCACTGATCCTGGATAACTTTGTCGAGTCTATGAGAGCAAAGCAGGGCTAA
- the LOC107862004 gene encoding DCN1-like protein 4 isoform X2, producing MERIDQLFYVYASASSGMIDPEGIEFLCSDLEVEHTDVRVLMLAWKMQSEKQGYFSLNEWRKGLKALRADTIQKLKKALPELEREVRRPSNFVDFYSYAFQYCLTEEKQKSIDIESICLLLDLVLGSQFRPQVDSLVQYLRTQTDYKVINMDQWMGFFRFVNEISFPDLSNYDSNLAWPLILDNFVESMRAKQG from the exons ATGGAACGTATCGAtcaattattttatgtatatgcCAGTGCTTCGTCTGGTATGATTGA CCCTGAAGGAATTGAGTTTCTTTGTTCCGATTTGGAAGTCGAGCATACCGATGTCAGGGTATTGATGCTTGCATG GAAAATGCAGTCCGAAAAACAAGGATACTTTTCCCTG AACGAGTGGCGGAAGGGCCTCAAAGCATTAAGAGCCGACACGATTCAGAAATTGAAGAAAGCACTTCCAGAACTTGAGAGGGAG GTTAGAAGGCCATCAAATTTTGTGGATTTTTACTCCTACGCATTTCAGTACTGCTTGACAG AGGAGAAGCAGAAGAGCATAGACATTGAGAGCATTTGTCTGCTGCTGGATCTCGTTTTAGGGTCTCAATTTCGGCCCCAAGTTGACAGTCTTGTTCAGTATTTGAGG ACGCAGACTGATTACAAGGTTATAAACATGGATCAATGGATGGGATTTTTTAGGTTTGTTAACGAG ATAAGTTTTCCAGACTTGAGCAATTATGACTCGAACCTTGCGTGGCCACTGATCCTGGATAACTTTGTCGAGTCTATGAGAGCAAAGCAGGGCTAA
- the LOC107862005 gene encoding nuclear pore complex protein NUP96, with protein sequence MEVDLGTPEQLIVSQSQCKRRKLSALDKIVDENGADLPTLRSPDYFTEPCLSELEIREVTSEGYCRKVENFTVGRFGYGFVKFSGETDVRGLDLDRIIKFRRHEVIVYEDENDKPPVGMGLNKPAEVTLILEIRLLKHCDVDSSREMVEKLRLRTESQGARFISFDPSNGEWKFFVQHFSRFGFNEEEDEDMIVDDASPEVQDPVDMNGRDASDIDEETALVNTTDLSHSLPAHLGLDPVKMQEMRMLMFPSEEKDIDDYHDVLFDRKPQFSKESSKSPLQHKYPRLSPPITRKTPLALIEYKHGSFGSDSPGSILLTQQNKGVLLKTTKTEGFKLDVRQQTPVSGSYSCNVVDAGLFMGRSFGVGWGPNGVLIHSGAPVGSKDNQSLSSIINLEKVAFDQVARDENKKFREELVDLCFDSALQLHKELTHETKEFGEGPFALKLQRVVCDRLTLSDVCRSYIGVIERQLEVPDLSSASRVLLMHQAMIWELIKVLFSSRQLSGKLKSLEDEDEEDMIPDARETASDVDSEALPLIRRAEFSFWLQESVCHRVQEEVSSLNDSSDLQHMFLLLTGRQLDAAVELAASRGDVRLACLLSQAGGSMVNRADVARQLDIWRVNGLDFKFVETERIRVLELVAGNIHRALHDVDIDWKRFLGLLMWYQLPPETELPVLFRTYQRLLNDGKAPSPVPVYIDEGPIEVSMNWHAVKHFDLGYYLMLLHANQEIDFSALKTMFSAFASTNDPLDYHMIWHQRAVLEAIGAFSSNDLHVLDISFISQLLCLGQCHWAVYVVLHMPHREDCPYLQAALVREILFLYCETWSSKELQRQFIEDLGIPSAWLNEALATYFNYYSEFPKALEHFLECGKWQKAHTIFMTSVAHSLFLSEEHSEIWRLAASMEDHKSEIEDWDLGAGIYISFYLLRSSLQEDSDTMNQADTLENKDSACADFISRLNNSLAVWTSKLPVEARVVYSKMAEEICNLLLSDSGGSSSNEVQISCYNTIFKAPIPEETRSYHLQDAVSLFTSYLSEVPS encoded by the exons ATTGTAGGAAAGTTGAGAATTTCACTGTTGGGAGGTTTGGTTATGGGTTTGTTAAGTTTTCTGGGGAAACGGATGTTAGGGGGTTGGATTTGGATCGGATTATTAAGTTTAGAAGACATGAGGTGATTGTATATGAAGATGAGAATGACAAGCCTCCAGTTGGTATGGGGCTTAACAAGCCTGCTGAAGTAACTTTGATACTGGAGATACGATTGTTGAAACACTGTGATGTGGATTCTTCGAGAGAAATGGTGGAGAAATTAAGACTTAGAACGGAGAGTCAAGGAGCGCGTTTTATCTCATTTGATCCATCGAATGGAGAATGGAAATTCTTCGTTCAGCATTTCAGCAGATTTGGTTTTAATGAGGAAGAGGATGAAGATATGATAGTTGATGATGCGTCTCCAGAAGTTCAAGATCCGGTGGATATGAACGGTAGAGATGCTTCGGACATTGATGAAGAAACCGCCTTAGTCAATACAACTGATCTTTCACATTCCCTTCCTGCTCATCTTGGGTTAGATCCTGTAAAGATGCAAGAAATGAGAATGCTAATGTTTCCATCAGAAGAAAAGGATATAGATGATTATCATGATGTTCTTTTTGATAGAAAACCACAATTCAGTAAAGAATCTTCAAAATCCCCTTTGCAGCATAAATACCCGAGACTTAGTCCACCTATAACTCGCAAGACTCCATTGGCTTTGATTGAATATAAACATGGTAGTTTTGGCTCAGACTCACCTGGGTCCATTTTGTTGACCCAACAAAATAAGGGTGTGCTTCTAAAGACAACAAAGACTGAGGGTTTCAAGCTGGATGTCAGGCAGCAAACACCTGTTAGTGGAAGTTACTCCTGTAATGTTGTTGATGCAGGATTGTTCATGGGTAGATCATTTGGAGTTGGCTGGGGGCCTAATGGTGTTCTTATTCATTCTGGCGCTCCAGTTGGTAGTAAAGATAATCAAAGTTTGTCCTCAATAATCAACTTGGAGAAGGTTGCATTTGACCAAGTAGCTAgagatgaaaataaaaagttcaGGGAGGAACTTGTTGATTTGTGTTTTGATTCAGCCCTTCAACTTCACAAGGAACTTACTCATGAAACCAAAGAATTTGGGGAGGGACCCTTCGCGTTAAAGCTTCAAAGAGTTGTGTGTGATCGTCTAACGCTTTCAGATGTATGTCGGAGTTATATTGGTGTCATTGAGAGGCAATTGGAGGTCCCTGACTTATCTTCAGCATCGCGTGTTCTTTTGATGCACCAAGCAATGATTTGGGAATTAATAAAAGTGCTTTTTTCGTCTAGACAATTGAGTGGGAAACTAAAATCTCTTGAAGATGAGGATGAGGAAGATATGATACCTGATGCGAGAGAAACTGCTTCAGATGTTGATTCAGAAGCACTTCCATTGATAAGGAGAGCAGAATTCAGCTTTTGGTTGCAAGAGAGTGTTTGTCACAGAGTACAGGAAGAAGTAAGTTCTTTGAACGATTCAAGTGATCTTCAACATATGTTTTTACTTCTAACTGGTCGGCAGCTGGATGCTGCTGTTGAACTGGCGGCTTCTAGGGGAGATGTGCGACTTGCATGTCTTCTTAGCCAAGCTGGTGGTTCGATGGTTAATCGTGCTGATGTTGCCAGGCAGCTTGATATTTGGAGAGTAAATGGGTTGGACTTCAAATTTGTTGAGACAGAGagaattagggttcttgaattggTTGCTGGAAACATTCATAGAGCATTGCATGATGTAGACATTGACTGGAAAAGGTTTCTGGGGTTGTTGATGTGGTATCAGCTTCCACCGGAAACTGAATTGCCTGTTTTGTTCCGCACATATCAACGTCTTCTTAATGATGGAAAAGCTCCATCTCCAGTTCCTGTTTATATCGATGAAGGACCTATAGAAGTGTCAATGAATTGGCATGCAGTAAAACATTTTGATCTCGGTTACTATCTCATGCTTCTTCATGccaatcaagaaattgatttcaGTGCTCTAAAGACGATGTTCAGTGCCTTTGCTTCAACAAATGATCCGCTTGACTACCACATGATCTGGCATCAGCGAGCTGTTTTAGAGGCCATTGGTGCTTTCAGTTCTAATGATCTTCATGTGCTAGACATTAGTTTCATTTCTCAGCTGCTATGTCTTGGTCAATGTCATTGGGCTGTCTATGTAGTGCTTCACATGCCTCACCGTGAAGATTGTCCTTATTTGCAAGCTGCTCTTGTAAGGGAAATACTCTTCCTGTACTGTGAAACTTGGAGTTCTAAGGAGTTGCAGCGGCAATTTATTGAGGATCTAGGTATTCCATCAGCATGGTTGAACGAGGCTTTG GcaacatattttaattattactcTGAATTCCCAAAAGCCCTAGAACACTTTTTGGAATGCGGAAAGTGGCAGAAAGCGCACACTATTTTTATGACTTCAGTTGCTCATTCTCTTTTTCTATCAG AGGAACACTCAGAAATATGGAGGCTAGCAGCTTCTATGGAGGATCACAAATCAGAAATTGAAGATTGGGATCTGGGAGCTggaatatatatatctttttatttgttgAGAAGTTCGTTGCAGGAGGACAGTGACACTATGAATCAAGCA GACACACTAGAAAACAAAGACAGTGCTTGTGCAGACTTCATCAGCCGCTTAAACAACTCTTTGGCTGTTTGGACTAGCAAATTGCCTGTCGAAGCGAG GGTGGTTTATTCGAAGATGGCTGAGGAGATATGCAATTTGTTGCTTTCTGATAGCGGTGGAAGTTCATCAAATGAGGTTCAGATAAGCTGCTATAATACCATATTCAAGGCACCCATACCTGAAGAGACCCGTTCATATCATTTGCAGGATGCTGTGTCTCTTTTTACATCTTACCTTTCTGAGGTGCCGTCATAG